The Tenrec ecaudatus isolate mTenEca1 chromosome 4, mTenEca1.hap1, whole genome shotgun sequence region caAAATaggtatttatttttctattcctggcatgctgattgcacttgcctcagcggactcatgttatacttgtcctttcgAGCTTGACTTAcatcgcttaacatgattccttccagctcttcccacaaaacgtgtttcatgtgattgtctgtgcttttcagtgctgcataatactccattgtgtgtatgtgtcagagtttgctaatccactcatctatcgatggaaacttaggctgtttccaagtctttgtgattgtgaattgtgccgcaataaacattggagcgcagatgattggtcatgttttatttgttgcttccaccgggtatatacccagtagagggatgactggatCACAAGGTCGAtcagtttccattttctttaagtatctccagattgctttccacacgacaaccagcagtggatgagggttcctacttcaccacagcccctccacacttgttgctctctgatttgctgacttgggctagcctcaggggtgttaggtggcagctcacggttgttttgatttgcatttctcttatggctaatgacctggaacacttcctcatatgcttattggccatatgggtctcctccctagtgaaagttcttttcagttttttGCCCTCTTCCTTAGGGTGTTAAATGTTTTCCTCTTATTGCagatcatgatggtgttgtagattttagtaatgagccctttgttcgatgtgtcattactaaaagtcctttcccagtctgtgggttgtcttgttatccttctggtgaagtcttttgaagtgcattggtgctttattcttattaaattccatttgtagatttccagttcacctgtgtgtgtacccttccttattgcagtgagcctatgagttccctgggccagtactctgagctGAGTCTCAATCCCCTCCTtgttggtcctgatggtttggggtttaacttctaggtctgtgatccaccttgagtttattcttttgaATGGGTTggggtaaacatcttgtttcatctttctacatgtggctatccattgtttcctgcaccacttgttaaaaagagcatctgcttcccacttgatggtttgggatccttgtcaaagatcagttgactatatgctgatggttttattcttgggctttctattcttttctaattctctgagtgtctgtcgttgtgccagtatcacactgctttgaccactgtagctgtgcaaTAGGTATTAAAATCAGTTAAGGGGAGTTCTCCAACTGTGCCATTCTTATTGAGGAGTTCTCTCCTAattctgtttttttcccctctccatatgaaattggtggtcagtttttccaattctttgaagaaggttgatggtatctgaattggtatagcattgaacttgtaaagtgctttagataggattgtcatctttaccatgttaagccttccaatccacgagcaggggattttcttccatttgtggaggtcatttatggtttcctgtagtagggtctttccttgtataggtctttagtaatttttgttaaatatattcctaggtatttcagtttgttcttagctactgtgaaggctacttccttcttaatccctgtTCCATGGTcctatccgatgtgtatagaaaacctactgacttctgtttattgatcttgtatcctgcccctcttccatatttctctatcactgtaagtactccagctgaggagcttttggggttttcaatgtgcaggctcatgtcgtctgcaaataatgataatttcacctcctcctctcccatttgaatccctgtgatgtccttctgctgtcttatgttgttagccagaacgtctgaaatgatattgaatagaagtggggacagggggcattcTTGTCTTGTACTCTTTTTTgcagtgggattttttttttggtctcttctccatttactatgatgTTGGTCTTTGACCTTTCacagatagcttgtatcagcttgaggaacttaccttccaatcctatcttcatgagtgtcttgattaggaatgctTGTGGgagttgtcaaatgttttttctgcatctacggatattatcatatggtttttatcctttttcttctcgatttgGTGTATAATGTTGattgattttcagatgttaaaccatccttgcatccctgggatgaatcctacctggtcgtggtggatgatatgttttatttacctatacctgtggggtcttttccctgtttgggtatcaaagtaatgctggcttcataaaatgagtttgggagtttgccatccttttctatgctatggaatactttgtgaaggatctgtgtcaactcttccctgaatgcttggtagaattttgctctgaagccatctggccctggggcttttTTTGGTGGTAGTTTCCTGATGatcctctatttcttctttcgctatgagtttgttgagtttcttgatCTCGATAATCTAAGGAgagttgtttttctaaatatttatccatctcCTCTATATTTCTGAATTCactagaatacagaccttcatagtactttgtgattatccttttaatctcattggggtctgttgttattgcccttgTTTCAACCCCCATCCTGGCTATTCATGATTGCTCCTTTCGagccttggtaagctttgccagaggactgtcaattatgttaattctttcatagaaccagcttctagctacatttatcttttgcattgttctcttttcttcccactggtttaattccaccctgatttttattatttcttttctcttgctattggaggggttgttctactGACTCTATAATAATTGTTGGAGATCAGGGTTATGAATGACTCTGgttcaacaacagcaaaaacaaaagaaaaacattgtcaatcatcccccctgTGGTATAAAGagattgcattgataacatctaTAATTTATACAATGGCATAGAAATTAAGTACGGTTGATATGAAGAGTTTAGGTGAGTATAGTCCAACTGTGAACAGTAATCCATgcgttgttgctttgtacagattgctTTCTTAattattgagctctgtttacattgagcatggaggttagtgttaggggaaaTTTTCTTGTACTACttcttacaagggcagatccttgtCTACCAGATTAAAATCTGTTatattaatgcaaggggagcattgCAGTACTAAATATATGTTGGTTCTGCATCCCTTTTAATTGGGCACATATTAAGTCAGGGGTCCCACCAAAGAATCAATAACCACCATTCCACAGTTTTGGGGTGGCCATTCGTTGCTTCTTCTTCAAAAGGAGTATTTCAGTCCTAAATCCAAGGGTACAGGTGATTTTGAGGTAGGGTCCGTTCATTGAGTTGAGCTcctatgtgagtccttctggtgtggcccttggtGGATGACATGGTCCCTCTAAGGTCATCATAGTACTTAGCTCATGATGTGGTTCACTAAAgattgggtagaaacatatttgaAGTGTGTACCCAGGAACATAGAACAAGGTTTACACTCCCATTGGGTTCCCTACATTTATTGTTTATCCCTTCCAGATGTGAGGTTGCTCCACCCCATTTAGCCACCATACTCACCAACAAAATATCCGTGCCTGCTTTGAAATGTAGATGCGCCCCTCCTTTGGTCTTAACTTGGTTTTCCATTAAGGCTCTCCTCTCATCGTGTGGAGGGTCTGTTCATTTGTCACAATGTTGTCTCATTGTTGTATAGCATAAAGTGGGTGATCTAGAAaaggggtgctcacacttttcCAGCATGCGAGCTgcttatatagtgatcaagtcaaaatgatctactaaTTACAAaaatgcaaagcacatttgtttttatttatttattgcatttatccataaatgcattgagaattctttatttgTACAATGTAtacttatgtaccttgcataaccacatGAGTTCATATTgaaaaacacaacacaattaattatgtacatttttgtcattacccgagtttactctgatgacttgcactgaatggaatgagccaggcatGCATAGTCCGTACAGTATCTGCTGACAGCCAGCAGCAAGTACATTTCCAAAttgtcatcagtcatggtggaatggtacttggacttaatgatctttaagTGGGAAAAGgttgactcacataaataagtagagacaaataatgcagtcaaggaggtagcacattttttcATGTTTGGGTACTATCCCtctgtaagttccagaactgctcATGCGCTCTGGATTTCAGCTGAATGTTGGCTTGTATTCTCAAAATGTCCCATTCCGCATGAAAGTGGTACATTTTTGTCTTCTTCCTTGGTCCAGCTCCTCCACTAATTTTAATATCCTTTTttatgtttaagagaaaaaaaaccaaggtctaaaaGTTGGgaataacttagcttgtcagttttgctgcacttagcgcagttgttttTGCATGTGTTTGAAACCTaaaattgcatctgattggctgcgttGTATATCAGTTAACTGACAGGAGTGATGATAGGCttacatctatttttttaatgccatgcaatCTCCCCACACTACATTTGCTATCGACTAGTAGATTGTGATAGACGTATTGATCACCCCCGATGTAGGAGTGACTCCTGCCAATGTGAGGTCTCTTCCTTTGAGGTGGGTTTCTATGAAATGCACATAAGGGGATGATGTATGATTCATCTCAGGAAGACAGAAGTTCTGTTCTTTTGTTTGGGAATTGGTTATTAAGGTTTGGTTAATTGATATTTCTCCTTATATtagaggaatatatatataatatttgtttttgtgattgactaaattcactcagcataatagttTTCAGGCTCTTTGTTTCTTCATGCTTTTATTACTGTGTTTTAGAGAGGCATAGTATTTCGTTGTATGTACCTtcatttctttattcattcttccaTATACAAGTGGGACTGGAGCTTCCTGGCATGTGTGGTAAATTACTTTACTCACTATTTATGCCTGCTCTAGGTTGTCCTAGTGTGTCTCCACACAGCTGAGTAGGTTGTGCTATTAGGAAGGTGGTAGTGCAAGGGTTTCAGACCAAAGCTCCATGGACTTAAGCTGAGAACCAAGCCTATTTGTGCTTAGACCCACCCCAGAGTGGTCACGTAGAGCGATGTCCCTGCAGCTCAGCTGGACAGTCACCCAAGCTAGCTCCTAGCCTTGGAAAACCAGTCAGGAGAGTTAGGGATCTGCACTTCACTTGCTTATGCCAAGGGCTGATGACAAAGGGCATGGTTGGAAGAGGACACCTGCAGGAATGActgatcttttaataaattaGTGACTACTTACCTTTATGCTGAGGACCCCGAAGTCTGAAAGTGTAGTCTCTACCTCTCCATAGCCCCACTGCACtggtttctgtggagtccctcccgTGCGTGCTACTTGGTCACCATCTGGCTCCCACTccaagactataaccctttatCTGGAAGGTTTTCTTTGATATGTCCGAGTGGGTTAACGCCATCAACCTTTTAACATTATCTACCCAGGGCTGTCTTCATCTTAGGTAACCCTTACAGATAATTTTTCAGTGCTGTGTCTTTctcctgttctgcaggagaaagaagttaTAATCCGCTTCCATAAATGTTACTGCCACAAGAGCCCTTGTTGCTGTAAGTAAAaaaatgacttgatggcggtgatgaGTTATTTATATTATAAGTTTTTATACATTATAATTCTTAAGTTTCTAATTATTTAAATCAAACTATACTTGATCAATATGTTTACTATAGTTTCAATTTCCCAGTACAGAGGGAGGCTTCAAAATTTCGatggaaaatggaaataaaatacaaaaaaaatattttctacacATATTTGAAGTACCCTTGGGCaggttaaaagaaagaaaacaaaaatatgcaAATTTAAATGATGTTATACACACATCTgtgtattaaatatatatttctatattgtAATACTGAAATATTTCTTTAGTACCATAATTTTTAGTCCTGAAAATATACTTTATTGAGAAACCAGTTTTTTGAAAACACTTTTTTCATTGCTTCTTTTACATCTTTGTTCCTCAAGCTATAGATGATGGGATTGAGCATGGTTATGAAAACAGTATAAAATATCGACACTATCATGTCATGTTCCAAAGCGTAGCTGGAACTTGGTCGCACATACATGAAGAGGATTGTCCCATGATAAATGGACACTCCAGTGAGGTGAGAGCCACAAGTGGAAAACACTTTTCGTCTTCCCTCAGCAGAGCGAATCCTCAGAATGGCCAACAAAATGAAGCCATAGGAAACCAGGACAATCAAGATGGTGACTATCTCAATAGAACCCACAAAGTAGAAGAGGAGAAGTTGGTTGACGTGCGTGTCAGAACAGGAGATGGCGAGAACTGGGGGGATATCACAAAAGACATGTCTAATTTCATTGGATGCACAGAAGGAGAGGCTGAAAGTTGCAACTGTGTGCAAAGTGCCATGCAGAACGCCACCAACAAACGAAGCCGTGATGAGTGGCACATAGACTCTGGGTGACATGTGAACGGCATACAGAAGTGGGTTGTAGATGGCTACGTAGCGATCATAAGCCATTGCTGCCAAGAGAAAGCACTCTGTGGTCCCACAAGTGACAGCGAGAAACATCTGTGTTGCACATCCAAGGAAGGAAATGGCTTTACTGTCTGACATAAAATCTACTAACATGTTTGGGGTAATTATGGAGGAAAAGCAGGCATCCAAGAAAGATAATATACTCAGGAAATAGTACATGGGATTGTGGAGCTGGGAGTCCCCAATGACCAATACAACCAATCCTAAATTCCCAATTAGAGTAAAAAGATATATTGCTAGAAATACAAAAAATAAGATTACCTGCAGTTCAAAATTGTTTGTGAAGCCCGTCAATATAAACATGGCGATTTCTGTGAAATTTTTCATATTGATTGTTCATGAAACAGACttgaaaatattaatgaaatcacagcaTGTATTTCCATGACAGGAATGAATAATAATGGAACTCTAAGGCATGTTTACCTTGTCTTCTTAGTGGCTTCTCATGTTGGTTCATGGAGAAACACATGATTTCCAAAGATTAATGTATAGGCAAGGACCAGACATTGGGTAATTCAATATCCTTTCCTGCAGAACAAATCAAAGGTAAAGACATATGCTCAATTTTTAGAATCATGTCAGTTCCAAAATAATTGGGTCTACTGGTTTATTTATTAAATCACATTATTAATTAAAATGCACTGGTTTAAATCATATTTCTAAATAATTGAGCAAACTGGTTTATTTAGTAACATCAgttattaattaaaatatttcttctCATGTCTAAACACTTGTGATAGTAGATCAATATACAGAATACTGAgacttctggtggtgtagtggttacactttgggctgctacctgcaaggttagtagtttgaaaccaccaactgctctctgggaaaaaatggaggctttctactcccgtaaatgttacagtctctgaaaccacaCAGGCacctctatcctgccctatagggtcactgtgagctggaatcaactcaataacagtgagtttgttggttGATTTATTGGTCAGATGGtcggttgtttggttggttgattggacAGCACACTGGAATGAAACACTAGAATTTTAGGttattcatccattgtgtaatATTATTTGTGTAATCTTCTCACCTGTAGAATAAATTATTAATGCTTATCTCACAAGTCTGTGGTTAACACTGAGAAAGAAAAGCTAATGAAATTCCCTTTAGAATAATTTTATATAGAGAATATGCTGAATGGAGTTGGTCTGATTAAACGGCCTCATGCCAATATtgtagctgaaggagccatgaaaGGATAGCTGTGTCTCATGTCATGTCTAGAACATGTCATGTCCTGTCATGTCATGTCTAGGACAATATCCAAACATCTGTCCTAGTTGGTTATCATAAACTGCTTCCTTACTGCAATAGGTAAGAAATTTGTGGGAGCAGCTGCAAACAGTATTTCCCTGGTAGTGTGTAAACAAAAACGGTATGGGCAGAGATATGGAACTAACTCTCAAGGCTATGAGAAATTCAAGTGTGGGAATAGCAAACTTGTCTGGGAACACTGCCAGTATTTAGTACATAAAAATAAAGCACTGTGGCTCATCAAGGCTGAAGTTTGTACCGTCTAGTCTACTTTGTGTTGCAGTCCTGTAttatctctctctgtgtgtatgtgtttgtgtgtgtgtgtgtgtatgtgtgtgtgtttggttccATGTCCATTCTCCCTGCTCAAGCAACCAAGGCACCATTTGGCGCCCAACGAAGGACCGGAAAGGAACAGGAGCAGGGAGAACCCGAAAGGGAAGAG contains the following coding sequences:
- the LOC142445702 gene encoding olfactory receptor 5T9-like gives rise to the protein MKNFTEIAMFILTGFTNNFELQVILFFVFLAIYLFTLIGNLGLVVLVIGDSQLHNPMYYFLSILSFLDACFSSIITPNMLVDFMSDSKAISFLGCATQMFLAVTCGTTECFLLAAMAYDRYVAIYNPLLYAVHMSPRVYVPLITASFVGGVLHGTLHTVATFSLSFCASNEIRHVFCDIPPVLAISCSDTHVNQLLLFYFVGSIEIVTILIVLVSYGFILLAILRIRSAEGRRKVFSTCGSHLTGVSIYHGTILFMYVRPSSSYALEHDMIVSIFYTVFITMLNPIIYSLRNKDVKEAMKKVFSKNWFLNKVYFQD